The DNA window tttgctgagcacctactctcccacagaaaaagccacccattttaattccacccccatttcccattctgatatgtccatccatggcctcttccactgttgtgatgaggccacactcaggttggaggaacaacaacttgtattctgtttgggtagcatccaacttgatggcatgaacgtcgatttctcgaacttctggtaatgcccctgcccccccccttcaccattcctcatccccttttccctctttcactttATCTTCTtgtccacttatcacctccctctagtgcttctccccacttttctttcttccaaggccttctgcctctttcacgatcaacttcatccctcccccttcagctttcacctatcaccttgtgtttctctgtcCTCTCCCCCCCACTTTTAGAATTTACTCCTTAGCATTTTTTTCTCCaggcctgccgaagggtttcagtctgaaacgtcggctgtactttttttctatagatgctgcctggcctgctgagttcctctggcattttgtgtgtggacaTTAAATATCCAATCACTTCAATTTCATCGTAACTGCAGCAGTTTGCTGAGGTTTCACCATCAGAGTCTCTCAACGAACATTGTCAGTAATGTGAAACAGCTCTATGGAGAagtcccttccccccccccccccccttctcattccctttctcctattctccactctcctctcctatcagatttcttcttctccagcccttgacctttcccacccatctggctttacctatcactttccagctagccgTTTCCTCCCTTTCTTTCAGACCTGTAGGGTCTTGGTGTGAAATGTTgaatatctattcatttccatagatgtcgctcaacctgctgagttccaccaggatttagtgtatgttgctttggatatccagcatctgcagactttcttgtgtttatggaaAGGTCATCAACACTAAGTCACCCCAATTAAAACGTTTGTGGTTAATGGTTACGaggagaagggggttgagagggataatgaagtcagccatgatggaatggcagaacagacttaataggctgaataacctaattctgcttttgtGTCCTATGGCCTTAAAATCCTTGACTCATTTTATAGCATTGTGGATTGAAGTAGTGATGTCTAGACCGGACAACCAAGTGGCCAAGGCAGAATACAGAGCTGCTTGCAGCAGCCTCCAAACTAAACTGAGACAGATGCAGAACAATTGGTGGACTGCCCGAGCAGAATGAACTCGGCACAATGCAGATACAAATTagttttccctcccctcccctcttctatttctCACACTGGCCTCTtttctcacctgcttattacttctcaccggtgcccctcctccatccttttctcctgtgatccactctttcttcctctccagccctttacattttctACTCAACAATATGCATGctttcttgaaaaatattggctgTTGCAACTCAACCAGTGGTGTACTAGTATTTAAAAAGTCACATTTGAGCAATAAAAAAAGTTGTATTTCGAAGAGCATTGTTTATTATGTCGACCACTGTTATCAAAGAATAAATATGCATTCAGAGAGTTCCATTAACACTCCCATTTCCTATGATTACGGATACTTGGTAAAAGTTTGTTATGCAGTAGAATTTTTATCTATACCTGATCTTTTAACTTGCAAGAGTTTTTAATCAACTTTGTTTTATTTAATTTGAAGTTAATACATTCAAAATTACTTCTGTGTAATGTTATGTGACAGGTAACTTTGTATGCCCTCTACAGGAAAAAGTACAGATTAGAATgtatttttgaaaaatattgactAATAATCGTCAGAATCCTGTCTGTTCTTTTACTAAGTGAAGCCTCAAGCTATGGGTTTTACAGTGTTTCAATCACTCTACAATGGTAACTACTAATATTTGACAGTAGCTGATTTATCTCTTCTTTTGCTTAGGTGCAGCAGATGGGATTGGTAAAGCCTATGCTGAGGAATTGGCTAGGCAAGGAGTTGACCTGATTCTCATTGGCTTTAATCGAAACAAGCTGGAAGCCATGGCCACAGCAATTACAGAAAGGTTTAATGTTGAAACTTATGTCTTAGAAGCTGATTTTACTAAAGGGCGGGGAATTTACCCACCAATTCAAGAAGCTCTGAAGAATAAGGAAATCGGTATTCTGGTGAATAGTGTGGATGTGCCCACTGATTATCcagagtttttcttaaatgtttctgAGGACAAACTCTGGGATCTCATAAATGTGAATATTGCTGCAGCCAACATGATGATTCACATTGTGCTACCAGGAATGGTACAAAGGAAGAAAGGAGTGATTGTTAATATCTCTTCAGGGTATTGTTGTAAGCCAACACCACAGATGGCTGCATACTCAAGTACTAAGGTAATGTCTCATGACTTCTGCAATTATAATAAGCCCTACAACAATGTTACAGTTCAGTCTGAAGAGCAGGTGCAAATTTCTTTCACTGACTGCAGTCTGTTACTGAGGTTGTAATGGTCTGAATAGTTGAATttagtatcagagaatgtatacagtatacaacctgaaattcttactctttgcagacatccaagaaacaggaaaaaaaaacaaagtatgaatgacagaaacatcagaaccccataGCCCACCCCCCATTTGCACCAGAAGAAGCACAAACCTGCCCTCCCCCAAGCATGCgagcaatagcaaagcccacaAGATACCTTGACCTACAGTTCATCAAAACTACAGTCCATCCAAACACttcggtatctcagacaggctctctctctcgctaGTGATGGACAGAAAGATCACTCCTGCAATAACGAGAGTGAGAGGCCAGCAGCTCGCTGTATCAATGTTACAATCTCCTGCATCGCTTATCTGCGTCCACCGACTTAAGAGGATCGACAGGCTCCTACTCACcatcaaaaagagagagagaacgtaCATGGGCCGCCTGCTGTCTCCATGTTTCATTGGTGACATTGACGAGGAACCAGGTTGTTAACAGGGCCACAACCCAAAGGCATATGTCTTCTAGGCCGCACCTGGAGATAGCAAAATGCCATGCTGCACGACGAGTCTGAGAGCCTACTGGAGAACCATAGTTTGAGCTGTagctgtagatcatggactctgATAGGTTTTTCTTTTCAAAGTCATTGGGATCCTATGAAAAGAAGAATAAGCTGTTTTGCAGATGAACTGGAACTAGTAATCTAGGTCTTCAAAAACATCTGGCACCATCTTTTAATGATCTTGGAACAGAGGTAACCTGAGTTGAACATTACCTATTAGTCCTGTAAATAAGCTCCATTAGCTGGGAAGGTTGTTGGAGGTAAGATGCATCAGTGCTGCTAGAGAGATTGAAAAATGTCATGGAGCAATGATGCAGCTTGGCTGACTATAACCTGCACCAAGATTGGGTCTCATGTGGAAGCTTTGGTTAGGGTCACAGTTTACTTGCTATCACTAATTAAACTCAATTCAGTTTAATGGTCATTTAACCATATATGAATACTCATAAGACTATAATaccaaggagcagaattaggccatttagcccaccaagtctgctccaccattccatcttggccaATCTCGGATCTCACTGAACCCCATACACCccaccttctcgccatatcccttgatatcctgactgatcaggaatcgaataacttctgccttaaatatacccatggacttggcctccaccacagtctggggcagaacattccccagatttgctactctctggctaaaagttttcctccttacctctgttctaattttgaggctgtgccctctagctctggataccccaaccataggaaacatcctctcaatatcTATCCTATCTAGTACTtttaacattcggtaggtttcactgagattcaccccccccccccccccccccaaccccgcattcttcaaaattccggtgagtacagtgagaagctgccaaatgcttcttgtatgttaaccctttcatcattcctggaatcatcctcgtgaacctcctccggactctctccaatgacagcacatcctttctgagatatgggacgtAAAACCatagacaatactccaagtgcagccctaTTAGTGTATGAATATAGCTAAACGAAACAGCATTACTCCGGGGTCAAGATGCAAATACACATTACCGACAGTCACACACAAGATCACAATTGTGTAATAAGGGTCCCGAggcccacctcccccacccacgaCGCAGCCCTCGGCAGAGTGCGATGGCTTGAAGGCCTCACTTTCAGCAGCTGAAAAGCAAGTGATGTCACAGGCTGAGGTCCGGGTCCATTGAGTGCTGCTAAGAAATCTGCAGTCAGCTACAACAgtgcttgtcttctgccgagcaacACCCTGGGAAGGCAGCTCCGATTCTGGTCTGGGCACTGTGCCACACCACGCCCAGTGAAGTACAACGGCTTTATCCCCTCAATCCGGGTGGCTGCAAGCGAGGACCCTGCCCTCTCCATCCGCCTCTGCTTGCATCCAATAAATCAGCGAATCAAACTTGTTTGTCCAAAGGGGTCTTTGCGATTGCAAGAAAAGCAACAATGACAGGCACTCGCCATTTAACTGTAAGCCTCCGTCGACTcaggcagcagcacattgcaCATCTCCTTCATTATCTCCGCCAGCGAGCAAGTTGCCGATGGTGTAGACCTGCAGTCCTTTGAGTTCTTAACGTATAACAGGATTTTGCAATCATCAGACATACGCTTAAGTACAACGGTAGCACCTTTTGTTTTGCCCTCAGAGAAGCCGCTGCGGTAAGTTGCAGAAAATTCCTGCAGGCAGCCAAATTTGAGGGGGTTGCTCCATATTTCCCCTTGAGTGACAAAGCCAAAGCACTATGCAtgctagttttttttttaaagaaaaaaaaacattagctttatttgtcacatgtgcatgcTGGTCCTGACTTACCTTGGACCACAGGTGAGGTCTTCATTGGACTGTCTTTGAGTTTGCCTATCCACCTCATGTGGGAGTGGATGATGCCATCATCTACTTGTTGCGGAGAGCTCACTCCTACCTGGATGATGCTGGTGGCATCGTGAGAATCATATTTTTTGATCTCTCTAGTGCCTTCAATACAATCCAACCAATTCTTCTGAGTGGGAAGCTGCAGAGGATGGGTGTAGCCAAATCCACTatctcctggattactgactacctGACAGATAGGCCCCAGTTTGTACGGCTGGGTAGTTCTCTGTCTGAGATTGTGGTGAGTGACACTGGAGCGCCacgaggggactgtcctgtctccgtttctgttcacactggacacctcagactttcagtacaaATCTGAGTCTCGTCACTTGCAGAAGTTTTCCGATGACCctgtagtggttagtgtatcAGAGATGGTCACTAGTCAAAGTCGGGAGAACTGGTGGACAAGTTTGtggagtggtgagggaggaatcacctgctcctgaatgcTGGAGATCTTTTACAAGTCTGTTGTAGTGAGTGCAGCCTTCTTTGCTGCTTTATATTGGGGGAGTAGCTCGATGCTGGTGGTGCAGAAAGACCAAGTAAACTCATCAGAAAGGCTGGATCCGTCCTTGGCTCCAACCCAGACTCTTGAGTTAGTGTTGgagaggtcactaaacaaactgttatccatcatGGAAAATCTGGCACACCCCCTCCACGACCTACTGAATAAAGGAACAGACCACCCTTTCAATCAGGCTCATTCAGCTCCCCTGTCACAAGGAtggttacagaaaatctttcctaccaaatgcaataagcatatacaacagttcatctttgtgtgacaggagaacacacatcatagtacatcagtctctgttttattattttgtgcatTACTATTGCACGTTATGCACATTGGTTAATTATTGTATATATTATTAGTTTATATTATTgctaaatttattttttaatttcttcttattattaaatATACaaagaaatgtgccatttgcatcaacgacagtctgaggatgtgctgggcgcATCTGCAAATGTTGCTTTGCTTCTTGTGCCAAGacggcatgcccacaacttactaaccctaacttgtctgtctttggaaaccggagcacccgagcaaacccatgtggtcatgggggggggggggggggggagcatgcagacttcttacagagagccatgggaattgaaccctcatTGTGATTGGTGACACTGTAAACTGTAATGCTAATCGCTACATGTTGTTGCAGCTTCCCACATTTCTGTTGGATGTTTCTTGTTGGTCAGGAGTTGTGATGAGGCTGAGCAAAATATTTCCTTGAAAGATGAGAGAATGGGCCACCTTTTAACATCCACAAACAAAACTTTCGTACCAACTTGCTCCTACTGTACAATactaacttcaaagttcaaaataaatttattattaaagtatgtatatgtcactgtatactatcctgagattattttcttgcagccattcaaGGTGGAGCAaacaaatacaacagaatcaataaacaataatgtgcaaaagaccatctgtgcaaatacaaaaaaaaagcattaaaatataatactgagaacatgagtttgtagagttcttgaaagtgagtccataggatgtagAATCATTTCTGACAATGAGGCCATGGAAAATGTGGATCAATTCCCGCATCTTATGATCCAACTCTTAGAAAAGCTAAATGAATGCTAAAACCCAGCTTCCCTTCAGCGGACCAGCATTGCCTTTAGTCATCTGAGAAAGTGTGTTTGAAGATCATAGCTGGGACAGAAGTCCTCATCTGCTGGAATGCAGTGATCCCTGGCCATCTGTATACTTCTGAGAGCTGGAGGCTTGAAGCAGACAGATCAAAGGACCAGATGAATACCCAGCAGTGATATCTTTTCAAGTCCGTGGTAGGCTGAAGAAATAATATTGAGACTTTTCTGAGGATACACTCCGCAATGAGACTCTAATTACATTTAATCAACTCTGCTGACATGTTTATTCTGGTGTAAAGCATCAGTGTTCCCAGCATGCAAACAATAGCAAAGAATCCAGggagagaccatggtctacagtaCATCAAAAACTAACCGTTCGCTCCAAAATTTCGGcatcccacaggctctctctctctaacaatggAGAGACAGATAATGCTCATTTCACAGCGAGACGGGAGACAAGCAGTCACTACTTTGATGTTATGGTCAGTCTGGTCTGAAGCATTGTCTTTTATTTTGAGTTTCCAGACTTGAGCATCGGCAGCAGACCCCTCACCATCTCGAGAAAGAGAGAGCGATCGATCCCAAGAGCTGAGCTCTCTGACAGCCACTTTCACTTGATGTGTGTATCCCCTTTACGCTTCAGTTCGTGACACTGGTGAGAATTTATATCCACGGGGCCGTGCAAGGCTCAGAGGTCGCCTGATTTTAGCCTACACCTGGACATACTGAAACACGGTTGATCAGTGAGCTCCAGGAACGGTAACACACCACTGCACAGAGCCGCAGTTTTTGAGGGCTGCTGTAGATCAAATATCCTGATAGGTTTCCGGCCACcctggaaaggaaaatagagacatTAGAATAGGAAGAATTTAACTGTTTCGCTGATGAGCTGGTGCCATCTTTAGCTCCGCCCATATCAGTATAATGTGACTAAAGATACAATTATTTAGTTTTGATGTTGTACAAGGTGTTTATATTTTGCTTTATCTAGATTGTTCTGAGGATTAGCATCACCCATTCATATCTCTTATAATGTAAGTGAAAGTAAATTGGAAATTAGCTGGATTTTGAATACAGTTTGATTGCCCTGAACTACTAACTTATCCAAGagagacagcagaaacctgatacAATGGCATGGCAAAGAATTTGCTCTGGTTTAAGGCTgagaagggttgaagaagaaCTTACTGCTGAATGAAATGTGCAGAGTTAACTACTTTTCATTGAAATATTTGATGGCAGACAGGTGAATGGAAAGTAGAGAAGGAGATGTAGCTGTAGCAGGAGATTAAAAGGTTGACAATAATCTATTTTAACTTCCAGATGTATTTGGACCATTTAAGCAGAGCTTTGCACCATGAATATGCACCCAAAGGAATCTTTGTTCAGAGCTTATTGCCATTTTCTGTAACAACTAAAGGAAACCGGCATAACGAGGGTCTACATTTCTTCTCCTGGCTAGCACCGTCACCTAACGT is part of the Hemitrygon akajei chromosome 9, sHemAka1.3, whole genome shotgun sequence genome and encodes:
- the hsdl1 gene encoding LOW QUALITY PROTEIN: inactive hydroxysteroid dehydrogenase-like protein 1 (The sequence of the model RefSeq protein was modified relative to this genomic sequence to represent the inferred CDS: deleted 1 base in 1 codon); the protein is MAAVDSFQLLYGQVARTCNVYADALAVLGAWYVTKKGIRFVCDLYNMVRLHFIPRLVGRRYLLKHYGKWAMVTGAADGIGKAYAEELARQGVDLILIGFNRNKLEAMATAITERFNVETYVLEADFTKGRGIYPPIQEALKNKEIGILVNSVDVPTDYPEFFLNVSEDKLWDLINVNIAAANMMIHIVLPGMVQRKKGVIVNISSGYCCKPTPQMAAYSSTKMYLDHLSRALHHEYAPKGIFVQSLLPFSVTTKGNRHNEGLHFFSWLAPSPNVYVRHAVSTLGISNRTPGYWMHSIQFLFAQYIPEWLWIWGTTR